Genomic DNA from Methanosarcina sp. MTP4:
CGTTGACGGCTCCCTTATGGGCCTGACCGGTTACAAGATCAAGATCACAGGCGGCTGTGACGGCAGCGGTTTTGTTATGAAACCAGACCTTCCCGGACCCAGGAGACAGAGAGTCCTTGTGGCCGTAGGCGTCGGCTACACCCCGAAAACAAAGGGGCAGCGCAGGAGAAAGATGATGCGCGGCAAGGAAATCGCTCCGGATATCGTCCAGATCAACGCCAAAATCGTTGAATACGGCGAAAAGTCTGTCAAAGCTCTGCTCGGCCTCGAACCCGAAGTTGCCGAAGCTCCTGCAGAGTGAACCGGATAAATTTCGAAGTACTTTAGTTTAAACAAGAAAAAGAGTGATTTTCAGGTCACTCTTATATTCTCTTTTTATTTCCGTTCTTTATTTCCGTTCTTTATTTCCGTTCTTTATTTCCGTTCTTTATTTCCGTTCTTTATTTCCGTTCTTTATTTCCGTTCTTTAATTTCGTTTCTTTCTTCAATTCCATTTCTGAAAGCATGCTCAGAACTCGTAGATTAGCGGGGTGAGCAGGATCACGGCAAGGCTCACCAGAATAGTGAGGGGAAGCCCCACCTTGATGTAGTCCTTGGCAGCATATCCCCCGGGCTCAAAGACCATGAGGTTTGTCTGGTACCCGGCGGGGTTGAGGAAGGAATAGCTTGTCCCGAGCATAAGGGCAACCGCGAAAGGCATGAAGCTGGTCCCGAGGTCTCCTGCAATAGAGAGTGCAATGGGGAACATGAACGCTGCCGCTGCGGCATTTGTGATGACGTTTGTCATTATGATGCAGCTAACGAAGACCACTGCAAGTGCCACATACGGGTCGCTGCCCCCTATACTCGA
This window encodes:
- a CDS encoding 30S ribosomal protein S6e, translated to MANFKVVVSDPKEARAYQVDVKDAEANALIGKAIGDTVDGSLMGLTGYKIKITGGCDGSGFVMKPDLPGPRRQRVLVAVGVGYTPKTKGQRRRKMMRGKEIAPDIVQINAKIVEYGEKSVKALLGLEPEVAEAPAE